From Ensifer sp. WSM1721, one genomic window encodes:
- a CDS encoding ABC transporter ATP-binding protein, which translates to MTSSGEIEMLDQVMDSYIRVSGVDKRYGGSDASLVLQDINLDIRKGEFVSILGPSGCGKSTLLKCIAGLEDVSSGSVTTRGLMVDGPPEGLGMVFQRDMLLDWRTILENVLFTVELQGKVSAEMRARASAQLARFGLGGYESRRPWELSGGMRQRASICRALLTDPDILLMDEPFGALDAMTRDDLNVEVARISHETHKTIVFITHSISEAVFLSDRVVILDRHPGRIVEILDIDLPRPRQLSVRETPKFGHYSSHIRQVFTKLGIFKNA; encoded by the coding sequence ATGACTTCATCGGGTGAGATCGAGATGTTGGACCAGGTCATGGACAGCTATATCAGGGTCTCCGGAGTCGATAAGCGCTACGGCGGCAGTGATGCGTCGCTTGTTCTTCAAGACATCAACCTGGACATCAGGAAGGGCGAGTTCGTCAGCATTCTCGGTCCGAGCGGCTGCGGCAAGAGCACGCTTTTGAAATGCATCGCCGGGCTTGAGGATGTTTCAAGCGGGAGCGTCACGACCCGCGGGCTTATGGTCGACGGTCCACCGGAGGGCCTCGGCATGGTCTTCCAGCGTGACATGCTGCTCGACTGGCGGACGATCCTTGAAAACGTCCTGTTTACCGTAGAGCTTCAAGGCAAGGTCAGTGCGGAGATGCGGGCAAGGGCGAGCGCACAGCTCGCGCGCTTCGGCCTCGGTGGTTACGAGAGCCGCCGGCCCTGGGAGCTGTCGGGCGGCATGCGGCAGAGGGCGTCGATCTGCCGGGCACTTCTGACCGATCCCGACATCCTGCTCATGGATGAGCCGTTCGGGGCGCTCGACGCCATGACGCGTGACGACCTCAATGTCGAGGTCGCGCGCATCTCTCACGAGACGCACAAGACGATCGTTTTCATCACCCACAGCATCAGCGAAGCGGTCTTCCTTTCGGATCGCGTCGTGATCCTCGACCGCCATCCCGGAAGGATCGTCGAAATCCTGGATATCGACCTTCCCCGTCCACGGCAGCTGTCCGTCCGCGAGACACCGAAATTCGGCCATTACAGCAGCCATATCCGCCAGGTGTTCACGAAGCTCGGGATATTCAAGAATGCGTAA
- a CDS encoding ABC transporter permease → MRNKSSIAKRFLPGLITLVSAVVLWEICVRIFQISPILLPSPLAVWAEFWRMPFFFLYNAGVTLVVTLAGFFLAVVFGILLAVVIVSSKTLERPVFSTLVALNSVPKVALAPLFVVWMGIGPEPKIAIAVMLAIFAIVIDTVLGLRSVDPDMINLARVGRASAWQILIKIRLPCALPSIFAGLKVAISLALIGAIIGEFVGSSSGLGFAILTAQGQFDTPGLFVSLALLIAMGSLLFNLTEGIERLSIPWHTSVRSH, encoded by the coding sequence ATGCGTAACAAGTCATCGATCGCCAAACGCTTTCTGCCCGGCCTGATAACGCTGGTTTCGGCGGTGGTGCTTTGGGAAATCTGCGTCAGGATTTTCCAGATTTCCCCGATCCTCCTCCCGTCGCCGTTGGCGGTCTGGGCGGAGTTCTGGAGAATGCCCTTCTTCTTCCTCTACAACGCCGGTGTCACTTTGGTCGTGACGCTTGCCGGATTTTTTCTCGCCGTGGTCTTCGGCATCCTGCTGGCAGTCGTCATCGTGTCGTCGAAGACGCTCGAACGTCCTGTGTTCTCGACCCTGGTCGCCCTGAACTCCGTACCTAAGGTCGCTCTGGCGCCGCTCTTCGTGGTGTGGATGGGCATAGGGCCGGAACCCAAGATAGCTATTGCGGTCATGCTCGCCATTTTCGCCATCGTCATCGACACGGTCCTTGGCCTGCGATCCGTCGATCCGGACATGATCAATCTGGCGCGTGTCGGGCGGGCAAGCGCTTGGCAGATTCTCATCAAGATCCGGCTCCCCTGCGCCCTTCCGAGCATTTTCGCGGGCTTGAAGGTTGCCATCTCGCTGGCCCTGATTGGCGCGATCATCGGTGAGTTCGTCGGCAGCTCCTCAGGCCTCGGATTTGCGATTCTGACAGCTCAGGGACAGTTCGACACCCCCGGTCTCTTTGTGAGCCTGGCCCTTCTGATCGCAATGGGATCGCTGCTCTTCAACCTCACGGAAGGCATAGAGCGGCTGTCGATCCCCTGGCACACGTCGGTTCGCTCTCACTAA
- a CDS encoding amino acid ABC transporter permease translates to MTATTDIQAPALNGSLLDGVKRDYFSSVGRTILTLVCLALILSALWFLVNWGLVNAVWFGTPEDCHKAAGACWAVITDRYRLIFFGLYPYEEQWRSALACLAILATVILSCVPFFWSAKRLPVLWALGYGLFYFLMKGGVFGMPVVLETQWGGLALTVFVFSSTVVIGMPLAIVLALLRRSRLPVVSTVTALFIDGIRSLPLLSILFTAAIILPLTLPGFLVGDKLYRVIIGAAVFFAVYQAEIIRSGIQSLPAGQEEAATALGLNYWQTISRIILPQAFRFALPPTINQVVIAFMETALIVILGFFEITASGNAAFSTGGWKPFHIEVYSFVALIYFVFTYSLSMYGSYLERSMKLGSR, encoded by the coding sequence ATGACGGCCACCACCGACATTCAGGCGCCGGCGTTGAACGGCAGCCTCCTCGACGGCGTAAAGCGCGATTACTTCTCCTCGGTCGGACGCACGATTCTCACCTTGGTTTGCCTGGCGTTGATCCTCTCAGCCCTATGGTTTCTCGTAAACTGGGGACTGGTCAATGCCGTCTGGTTCGGCACGCCCGAGGATTGCCACAAGGCTGCCGGCGCCTGCTGGGCCGTCATCACCGACCGCTATCGCCTGATCTTTTTCGGCCTTTATCCCTATGAGGAGCAGTGGCGTTCGGCGCTTGCGTGCCTCGCCATCCTTGCGACCGTCATTCTGTCGTGCGTTCCATTCTTCTGGTCCGCGAAACGGTTGCCGGTGCTATGGGCCCTCGGCTACGGCCTGTTCTACTTTCTCATGAAAGGCGGCGTATTTGGCATGCCCGTCGTGCTCGAAACCCAGTGGGGCGGACTTGCGCTGACGGTCTTCGTCTTCTCGTCCACCGTTGTCATCGGCATGCCGCTTGCCATTGTCCTTGCGCTCTTGCGGCGCTCCAGGCTGCCGGTGGTCTCGACGGTCACCGCGCTCTTCATCGATGGCATTCGTTCGCTGCCGCTTCTCTCCATTCTGTTCACCGCCGCTATCATCCTGCCTTTGACGCTGCCGGGTTTCCTGGTTGGCGACAAGCTGTACCGCGTCATTATCGGCGCCGCCGTCTTCTTTGCGGTCTATCAGGCGGAAATCATTCGTAGCGGTATCCAGTCCTTGCCCGCAGGGCAAGAGGAAGCGGCAACCGCGCTTGGCCTTAATTACTGGCAGACGATCTCGCGCATCATCCTGCCGCAGGCTTTCCGCTTTGCACTACCGCCGACGATCAACCAGGTGGTGATCGCGTTCATGGAAACGGCCCTGATCGTCATTCTGGGTTTCTTCGAGATCACGGCGTCAGGCAATGCGGCCTTTTCGACAGGCGGATGGAAGCCCTTCCATATCGAGGTCTATAGCTTTGTCGCTCTGATCTATTTCGTCTTCACTTACTCGCTGTCGATGTATGGCAGCTATCTCGAACGATCCATGAAATTGGGTTCGCGGTAG
- a CDS encoding TetR/AcrR family transcriptional regulator translates to MDQKMELEKSGPDKKKRFRDPERTKQWIIDSAIDEFTERGFDGARIDAIAEQSQTNKSLIYRYFNSKEELYIASLSNTYEKLRASQHEIDLDENDPVGAVRTLVQSTFDTFANNPRIVRMLTHENVQNARFLKQALGIKNLYTPLLAKLSRVIRSGQDKGIFRADIDLKHLYVSISALGYFYFSNIHTLSIVLDEKLESSAEVAKQRDQTVSIILAYLKR, encoded by the coding sequence ATGGACCAGAAAATGGAACTTGAAAAAAGCGGCCCGGATAAAAAGAAGCGGTTCCGCGACCCTGAACGGACGAAGCAGTGGATCATCGACTCGGCGATTGACGAGTTCACGGAGCGCGGGTTCGACGGCGCGCGGATAGATGCGATCGCAGAGCAATCCCAGACAAACAAGAGCCTGATCTACAGATACTTCAACAGCAAGGAAGAGCTGTATATCGCCAGCCTTTCGAACACCTATGAGAAGCTGCGCGCTTCTCAGCATGAGATTGACCTCGATGAAAATGACCCGGTGGGGGCAGTGAGGACACTCGTTCAGTCAACCTTCGACACGTTCGCCAATAATCCCCGTATCGTTCGAATGCTGACCCACGAAAATGTTCAAAATGCCCGTTTTCTGAAACAGGCGCTTGGCATCAAGAACCTCTACACGCCTCTTCTCGCCAAGCTGTCGCGCGTGATCCGCAGTGGCCAGGACAAGGGCATCTTCAGAGCGGATATCGACTTGAAGCACCTGTACGTTTCCATATCGGCTCTAGGTTACTTCTACTTCTCCAACATCCATACGCTATCGATCGTGCTGGATGAAAAACTGGAGAGTAGCGCTGAAGTCGCCAAGCAGCGTGACCAGACCGTCAGCATCATTTTGGCCTATCTGAAAAGATAA
- a CDS encoding proline racemase family protein: MIFDRKLEILQVHCEGEIGNVLVAGAPEIPGATALDKMNYINNVDDSLRRFVTFEPRANVAMTVNLLLEPTRPDADAGFIVLQADRAHAMSGSNCICVVTALLESGRVPMAEPETIVRLDMPVGLVTARARCENGRCPSVSIDNVPAFAEVLDQEVETPRWGRIKADICFGGVYYGLVDVDQVGLSIEPHNARALAEAGIELKALLAEQVKVQHPTLPGVDEIAYVMFRSQEPDGAVRTCTTLKPGRVDRSPCGTGSSANLASLHARGLIAVGDTKVSRSIIGGEFHVQALEETEVGGRKAVIPRITGQGFVYGKQELRLVDHDPFTKGFALSDTWGPQVHLLD, from the coding sequence ATGATATTCGATCGTAAGCTTGAGATTCTCCAGGTTCATTGCGAGGGAGAAATCGGCAACGTTCTCGTCGCCGGCGCACCGGAAATTCCGGGTGCAACCGCATTGGACAAAATGAACTACATCAACAATGTCGACGACAGCCTGCGCCGTTTCGTGACGTTCGAGCCGCGCGCCAATGTCGCCATGACCGTCAATCTGTTGCTGGAGCCAACCCGCCCTGATGCGGATGCCGGCTTCATCGTGCTGCAGGCCGATCGTGCGCATGCAATGTCGGGTTCCAATTGCATCTGCGTCGTCACCGCGCTGCTCGAAAGCGGCCGCGTCCCTATGGCCGAGCCGGAAACGATTGTGCGTCTCGATATGCCGGTAGGACTGGTCACGGCGAGGGCGCGCTGCGAAAACGGCCGCTGCCCGTCGGTCAGCATCGACAATGTCCCGGCCTTTGCGGAAGTTCTCGACCAGGAGGTCGAGACACCGCGCTGGGGCCGGATCAAGGCCGATATCTGCTTCGGCGGCGTCTATTATGGTCTGGTTGACGTCGACCAGGTTGGATTAAGCATCGAGCCGCACAATGCCCGCGCGCTGGCGGAGGCCGGCATTGAGTTGAAGGCTCTGCTGGCGGAGCAGGTCAAGGTTCAGCATCCGACATTGCCGGGCGTCGACGAGATCGCCTATGTAATGTTCCGTTCTCAGGAGCCGGATGGCGCGGTCCGAACCTGCACGACGCTGAAACCTGGCCGCGTCGACCGGTCGCCCTGCGGCACCGGCAGCTCGGCCAATCTTGCAAGCCTTCACGCGCGTGGTCTGATTGCGGTCGGAGACACGAAAGTCTCTCGCTCGATCATCGGCGGGGAATTCCATGTCCAGGCACTGGAGGAAACCGAAGTGGGCGGACGCAAGGCGGTCATCCCGCGCATCACCGGCCAGGGCTTCGTTTACGGCAAGCAGGAATTGCGGCTGGTCGATCACGATCCCTTCACCAAAGGCTTCGCGCTGTCGGACACCTGGGGACCCCAGGTACATCTTCTGGACTGA
- a CDS encoding amino acid ABC transporter substrate-binding protein, which yields MRNALKLAIALLSLSAAVPPAAMAAPGDTLKAVQARGALNCTSSDGNFEGFAEVDAQGNWHGLDIDYCRAVATAIFGSDEKLKLIPISWAQRFPSLQSGEIDLVIKASGWLFSRDTELGLQFSMPYFIGVTTFMAHKDLAAKSLADLDGGTVCVAGGTSTEKLVSDYIKEKKYDVKVVTFEKNTEATAAYFANRCDAYGEWGPIVAATRATSADPDNHDILSDALSLEGEAIVMRQGDDNWVDIANWVIAAQRIAEENGVTSKNIDEMKANPPNTVVGKLLGVTPGIGTRLGLKDDWAYNVIKKLGNSEEMYNRNFGTESRYKLPRALNSLWNKGGVFYAPVLD from the coding sequence ATGAGAAATGCCTTGAAGCTTGCAATAGCGCTCCTTTCACTTTCGGCGGCAGTGCCGCCCGCCGCGATGGCCGCCCCGGGCGACACGCTCAAGGCTGTCCAGGCACGCGGTGCCCTCAACTGCACCTCCAGCGACGGCAACTTCGAAGGTTTTGCCGAGGTTGACGCACAGGGCAACTGGCACGGTCTGGACATCGACTATTGCCGTGCCGTCGCAACTGCCATTTTCGGCTCCGACGAAAAATTGAAGCTCATCCCGATAAGTTGGGCGCAACGCTTTCCCTCGCTTCAGTCGGGCGAAATCGACCTGGTCATCAAGGCTTCGGGTTGGCTGTTCAGCCGCGATACCGAACTCGGCCTGCAGTTCTCCATGCCTTACTTCATCGGCGTCACGACCTTCATGGCGCATAAAGACCTTGCCGCCAAATCCTTGGCTGATCTCGATGGCGGGACCGTTTGCGTCGCCGGTGGCACGTCGACCGAGAAGCTCGTCAGCGACTACATCAAGGAAAAGAAATACGACGTCAAGGTCGTGACCTTCGAGAAGAACACCGAAGCCACTGCCGCCTATTTCGCCAACCGCTGCGACGCCTATGGCGAATGGGGCCCGATTGTTGCGGCAACGCGCGCGACCTCGGCCGATCCGGATAACCACGACATCCTATCAGACGCGCTGTCGCTCGAAGGCGAGGCGATCGTCATGCGCCAGGGGGACGACAATTGGGTCGACATCGCCAACTGGGTCATCGCCGCCCAGCGCATCGCCGAGGAAAATGGCGTGACCTCGAAGAACATCGATGAGATGAAGGCCAACCCGCCGAACACCGTTGTCGGCAAGCTGCTCGGCGTCACGCCCGGCATCGGCACTCGCCTCGGCCTCAAGGATGACTGGGCTTACAATGTCATCAAGAAGCTCGGCAATTCCGAGGAAATGTACAACCGCAACTTCGGAACCGAGTCGCGCTATAAGCTGCCACGCGCCCTGAATTCGCTGTGGAACAAGGGTGGCGTCTTCTACGCCCCGGTCCTCGACTAA
- the betC gene encoding choline-sulfatase has protein sequence MQSVSEKPNILLVMADQMTAIALSIYGNRVCKTPNIDRLAGQGSVFDNAYCNYPLCAPSRFALMTGRLPSRIGAFDNASEFPAAVPTLAHYLRDAGYYTCISGKMHFVGPDQHHGYEDRLTTEIYPADFSWVPPKTYDELEAEELKAKGEVAFGVSSVETIADAGPLARSQQIDYDDEVARRATQHIYDWRRYGDGRPLFMTVSFTQPHDPYVITRDYWDLYTDEAIDPPRTPAIPLEEMDPHSRSLYFHYSLDKFEVTDAIYRRARRGYYGMISYVDRKLGELRQTLEDADIAENTVIIFTSDHGDMIGERGLWFKKNLFDPAIRVPLVLYDPRRQGQKRVSAPVSLVDIMPTLVELATGSLDVIITDHDGDSLLPLMSEDRPDRTVHVEHLDGGTNAPRVMLRRGRHKLVVSEAYPMQLYDLASDPGETRNLADETEWRETVEALLTATHRTWDLAGLKQDVMRSQRVRQFVNRAMQKGKLRDWEHYPDPMREHTKFVRTGERFPEVERRSYLPYGD, from the coding sequence GTGCAATCGGTCTCCGAAAAGCCGAACATTCTGCTCGTCATGGCCGATCAGATGACCGCGATTGCCCTGTCCATTTATGGCAATCGGGTATGCAAGACGCCCAATATCGACCGGCTGGCCGGGCAGGGGTCGGTGTTCGACAATGCCTATTGCAACTATCCGCTCTGCGCCCCGTCCCGGTTTGCCCTGATGACCGGCCGCTTGCCGTCGCGGATCGGCGCGTTCGACAACGCCTCCGAATTTCCCGCCGCCGTGCCGACGCTTGCGCACTATCTGCGCGATGCGGGCTACTATACTTGCATATCGGGGAAGATGCATTTTGTCGGGCCCGACCAGCATCATGGCTATGAAGATCGTCTGACAACGGAAATCTATCCGGCTGATTTCAGCTGGGTTCCGCCGAAGACCTATGACGAGCTGGAGGCGGAAGAACTCAAGGCCAAAGGCGAGGTCGCCTTTGGTGTCTCCAGCGTCGAAACAATCGCCGATGCGGGGCCGCTCGCGCGCTCGCAGCAGATCGACTATGATGACGAGGTCGCCCGCCGTGCGACCCAGCATATCTATGACTGGCGCCGCTACGGCGATGGTCGGCCGCTGTTCATGACCGTGTCCTTCACCCAGCCGCACGATCCCTATGTGATCACGCGCGACTACTGGGACCTCTACACGGACGAAGCAATCGATCCGCCACGGACACCAGCGATCCCGCTGGAGGAAATGGATCCGCACAGCCGTTCGCTCTATTTCCACTACAGTCTCGACAAGTTCGAGGTGACGGATGCGATCTATCGCCGTGCTCGCCGCGGCTATTATGGCATGATCAGCTATGTGGATCGCAAGCTCGGCGAACTCAGGCAAACGCTGGAAGATGCCGACATTGCCGAAAATACGGTGATCATCTTCACCTCCGACCACGGCGACATGATCGGTGAGCGCGGCCTGTGGTTCAAGAAGAACCTCTTCGATCCGGCAATCCGCGTGCCGCTCGTGCTCTATGATCCGCGGCGGCAGGGCCAGAAGCGCGTTAGCGCGCCGGTTTCGCTGGTCGATATCATGCCGACGTTGGTGGAGCTCGCCACCGGTTCGCTCGATGTGATCATTACCGATCACGATGGCGACAGCCTTTTGCCCCTGATGAGCGAGGACAGGCCGGACCGGACGGTCCACGTCGAGCATCTCGACGGAGGCACCAATGCGCCACGCGTGATGCTGCGGCGCGGCCGACACAAACTCGTGGTCTCCGAAGCCTATCCGATGCAGCTTTACGACCTCGCGAGTGATCCGGGTGAGACACGCAATCTGGCCGACGAGACTGAATGGCGCGAAACCGTCGAGGCGCTGCTGACGGCAACGCATCGGACCTGGGACCTGGCCGGGCTGAAACAGGATGTGATGCGCAGTCAACGCGTCCGCCAATTCGTCAATCGCGCCATGCAGAAAGGCAAGCTGCGCGACTGGGAGCACTATCCCGACCCAATGCGCGAGCACACCAAATTTGTCCGCACGGGCGAACGCTTCCCCGAGGTGGAGCGGCGATCCTATCTGCCTTACGGCGATTGA
- a CDS encoding ABC transporter substrate-binding protein: MSNRMTKFQTSRRAFLAGGIAALAMPSLVRAKGLEALSARMDFAPWGVQAAMHLAQVKGWFKDVGVEVDVQDGRGSANTLQLVNAGQVDVGQVQLGLVPQARMKSATVRSFAGFCRATDLAAVVDRDSDYKTVADLKGKSIVCFAASPWAPFIDYWLAQGGLDRSTVELLLVDPAALWSTYTTRRADAILSTGPSIIPPAEAVRPSRGILASDAGVNFPSYGLIASDETIEKRGDALKALVASQQKAWAYLRDGNAGEGAEAMIQQRPTIKLTKEVLTKQIELTIETFETPATAGKPIGWQADADWNAALVSMEKANAIPSGLTLSDIFTNDFIG; encoded by the coding sequence ATGAGCAACCGGATGACCAAGTTCCAAACGTCGCGCCGCGCGTTTCTTGCCGGCGGTATTGCCGCCCTTGCTATGCCGTCCCTGGTCCGTGCCAAAGGCCTCGAGGCGCTGTCGGCCCGCATGGATTTTGCGCCTTGGGGTGTTCAGGCGGCCATGCATCTCGCCCAGGTGAAAGGGTGGTTCAAAGATGTCGGCGTGGAAGTTGATGTGCAGGACGGCCGTGGCTCTGCGAACACTCTGCAGCTTGTGAATGCAGGCCAGGTTGATGTTGGCCAGGTGCAGCTCGGTCTCGTTCCGCAGGCGCGTATGAAGAGCGCGACCGTGCGTTCCTTCGCTGGTTTCTGTCGGGCTACTGATCTCGCCGCGGTGGTCGACCGCGATTCGGACTACAAGACAGTTGCCGATCTGAAGGGTAAGAGCATCGTCTGTTTCGCGGCGAGCCCGTGGGCGCCCTTTATCGACTATTGGCTCGCCCAAGGTGGGCTCGACCGCTCTACTGTAGAGCTGCTCCTGGTCGACCCGGCAGCCCTCTGGAGCACCTATACCACGCGCCGGGCGGATGCGATCCTGTCCACCGGCCCCTCAATCATCCCGCCCGCCGAAGCCGTTCGTCCTTCGCGCGGCATCCTCGCCAGCGACGCCGGAGTCAACTTCCCGAGCTACGGCCTCATCGCCAGTGACGAGACCATCGAAAAACGTGGTGATGCCCTGAAGGCCCTCGTGGCCTCCCAGCAGAAAGCGTGGGCCTATCTGCGTGACGGCAATGCGGGCGAGGGCGCTGAGGCCATGATCCAGCAACGGCCAACGATAAAGCTGACGAAGGAAGTTCTGACCAAGCAGATCGAATTGACGATCGAAACCTTCGAGACCCCGGCGACTGCGGGAAAACCGATCGGCTGGCAGGCTGACGCGGATTGGAACGCCGCACTCGTGTCGATGGAAAAAGCCAATGCGATCCCGTCCGGACTGACGCTTTCCGATATTTTCACCAATGACTTCATCGGGTGA
- a CDS encoding ABC transporter permease subunit (The N-terminal region of this protein, as described by TIGR01726, is a three transmembrane segment that identifies a subfamily of ABC transporter permease subunits, which specificities that include histidine, arginine, glutamine, glutamate, L-cystine (sic), the opines (in Agrobacterium) octopine and nopaline, etc.), whose product MTFSFGNRKQRDILLQSVFLAVILTLLLIAVMTTRRNLEIQGLSVGWSFLNYATGSSIVFSLIDYDLDSSFARALLVGFINTLFLGTISVSLAVLLGTAIGTARLSSHKLVKSIAGVYVQIFRNIPLILQAFFWYAIFVNFPSPRQAIAVPGGFFISNRGIFFPMFNIEAWYLLAAIVLFIIGSVMSVAVARRTGRGSSLVGILISLALACMVGYAGRIADTPLFDMPQPKGLRFLGGGTMTPELGSAIVAIALFGASYVAEIVRAGFLSIPAGLIEAAHALGLGNWHIFWRVRLPLMIRRILPTMTNQIIWLMKATTIGIAIGFPDYFGVVANSINHSGQTISLIFLLIIGFWAINMTISFTMNAINRALALPGHKK is encoded by the coding sequence ATGACCTTTTCGTTCGGAAACCGGAAACAGCGCGATATCCTGTTGCAGTCTGTCTTCCTCGCCGTCATCCTGACCTTGCTGCTCATCGCCGTGATGACGACGCGACGAAATCTCGAAATCCAGGGCCTGAGTGTCGGATGGAGTTTTCTGAACTATGCGACGGGCTCTTCCATCGTCTTCTCCTTGATCGATTACGATCTTGATTCAAGCTTTGCCCGCGCGCTGCTGGTCGGCTTCATCAACACGCTGTTTCTTGGGACGATCTCGGTCTCGCTGGCGGTCCTCCTCGGCACGGCCATCGGCACGGCGCGGCTCTCCAGCCACAAGCTGGTCAAGTCCATCGCCGGCGTTTATGTGCAAATCTTCCGCAACATTCCGCTGATCCTCCAGGCCTTCTTCTGGTATGCGATCTTCGTGAATTTCCCCTCGCCACGCCAAGCGATCGCTGTGCCGGGCGGTTTCTTCATTTCCAACCGCGGCATCTTCTTTCCGATGTTCAACATCGAGGCCTGGTATCTTCTGGCCGCGATCGTGCTCTTCATCATCGGCTCGGTCATGTCCGTGGCTGTTGCGCGCCGCACGGGCCGCGGCTCGTCTCTGGTCGGGATTTTGATCTCCCTGGCACTCGCCTGCATGGTCGGTTATGCCGGACGCATCGCCGACACGCCGTTGTTTGATATGCCCCAGCCGAAGGGCCTGCGCTTTCTCGGCGGCGGCACGATGACGCCGGAACTTGGATCCGCCATCGTTGCGATCGCGCTCTTTGGTGCATCCTATGTCGCCGAAATCGTCCGCGCCGGCTTTCTTTCCATCCCAGCCGGATTGATCGAGGCCGCCCATGCGCTCGGCCTCGGCAATTGGCACATCTTCTGGCGCGTCCGCTTGCCACTGATGATACGGCGCATCCTGCCGACGATGACGAACCAGATCATCTGGCTGATGAAAGCCACCACGATCGGCATTGCCATCGGGTTTCCGGATTATTTCGGCGTGGTCGCCAATTCGATCAATCATTCCGGTCAGACGATCTCGCTGATTTTCCTGCTGATCATCGGCTTCTGGGCGATCAACATGACCATCTCCTTCACCATGAACGCGATCAATCGGGCGCTTGCCCTGCCGGGGCATAAGAAATGA
- a CDS encoding amino acid ABC transporter ATP-binding protein: protein MTTSALAIEVDGLCKYYGAHQVLHGVNLTVKPGEKIVVCGPSGSGKSTLIRCLNKLEEHQQGRIRVLGTELNDEIDNINEVRREVGMVFQHFNLFPHLTVLENCVLAPMLVRKIDRKTAEEQAMTYLERVKIPEKAKNYPGELSGGQQQRVAIARALCMKPEIMLFDEPTSALDPEMISEVLDVMIQLAQGGMTMVCVTHEMGFARKVADRVIFMDQGKIVEDAPPADFFDNPQHERSKLFLSQILGH, encoded by the coding sequence ATGACCACAAGCGCTCTGGCGATCGAAGTTGACGGTCTGTGCAAATATTACGGCGCACATCAAGTACTTCACGGGGTGAACCTGACGGTGAAACCGGGTGAAAAGATCGTCGTCTGTGGTCCGTCTGGCTCGGGCAAGTCGACCCTTATCCGTTGCCTCAACAAGCTCGAGGAACACCAGCAGGGCAGGATCCGCGTGCTCGGCACCGAACTCAATGACGAGATCGACAATATCAACGAGGTCCGTCGCGAAGTCGGCATGGTATTCCAGCATTTCAATCTCTTCCCGCACCTGACGGTGCTGGAAAATTGCGTGCTGGCACCGATGCTGGTCCGTAAGATCGATCGGAAGACCGCCGAGGAGCAGGCTATGACCTATCTCGAGCGCGTCAAGATCCCTGAGAAAGCGAAGAACTATCCCGGTGAACTGTCCGGCGGTCAGCAGCAGCGTGTCGCGATCGCCCGGGCACTCTGCATGAAGCCGGAAATCATGCTGTTCGACGAACCGACCTCGGCGCTCGATCCGGAAATGATTTCGGAAGTGCTCGACGTCATGATCCAACTCGCCCAGGGCGGAATGACCATGGTCTGCGTGACCCATGAAATGGGCTTTGCCCGCAAGGTCGCCGATCGGGTGATCTTCATGGACCAAGGGAAGATCGTTGAAGATGCGCCGCCGGCAGACTTCTTCGACAACCCGCAGCATGAGCGGTCGAAACTCTTCCTCAGCCAGATACTTGGACACTAA